The genomic segment TTGTTTAATATCTATCACAGCCGCAGCACCTTCTTTAACTATTAGTTTAACAATGGCATGCGCTCAGGTAGATGCATGCAGGAAGCAATTTATCTTTCGCACCATGATGTGCTCACCTTAAACTGTTGAAATCCTAGAGACACAACGTATCCAGAAATTTTAAACCTAAGCGACATACTCTCTTAGACCCTATTGGTTCGGCTTgagtgtttttttctttttttcttctcatgcTTTATCAGTTTGATTTCGGAGACATGACTTGTTTATTCTTAGCTTCTTCAATCTTCATGCCTCTTCGACTCAAATCATAGCTAACCATCTAATACTAAGTAAAAATCAATAATACATCAAACTTCCAATTCAAACTCGAACAAACAACCATAATTTATAATACTAACATTAAATCTatattcctctctctcctctattGTAGATATATATctgtaaaattttataaaaaaatatatcacaTATAATCAGGCATGTAGCCAGTATATGGGAGTCAATCTTTATTGAGACTTATTCAGGACTTACTCGAATGACTACTTAACAGAAAGTGAGAGCTCTGGTTTCTCTAGGGATTTTCGTAGTTTGTGGATCACTTCAAACGCCAACCAAATTTTAACAAGATATTAAATCTAACCACCTCCCCCCCCCCTAAAatcttgtttaaaaaaaaaaaaaaactatacctGGAACCAGATTAGATACGACAAGATACGATTTCAGAGGAGTCTTCCGTGCTATAGTTGAATCGAATCGATCGGCTCGAGGATAGACTTCTGGTTCGTTTACAGCACGGGATAAGTGACGTGCAGGCGAGAAAAAGTACCGAGGACTCCAGCGTTTGAGGCGTGAGAGGCAAACCGCTTCCATCCACGTGGCTTTACAGAGTTAACAATGACCACGGACTCTCCTTGGTTCTCCTCAGCAAACCAACGAACCAACCAATTCAGATCCTTCGATCAGTACATCAATCCGCGAAGCACAGCATCCACATCCATCCATCCGACATCCAACGGCTCGGTGGACGCCGAAAGGCGTAGGGATCGGGGTTGTTTGTATCTTGCGCACGAAAAAAGGATTGACCCTCCTTCGCGCGAAGCCACCGTTGGATCACCCATCGCACAGCTCTCGATGATCCGGACTCGTGATTCGTCCACGTGCGCAGATGTCAGAGAGATCGGTGGGCGATCCAACGGTGGATCCTTGTGCAATGAGTAGAGTCATATATGGTGAGCATACCGAACTTGATAAAATCGGCCTCATCTCAATATAAAATTATGCCCTCCTACCCTTCTCAACCAAAACTCTTAGAAAGAATCCAGCCCTCTTTCCTTCCCAGCGACCCGAAATCAATCTCAGGTAATCAATTCTTCGACTTCTGATCCATATATTCGCATCTATATCGCGTTTGATTTGATTCTTATTAGTGATTTTGTTTGAAGTTTTGCAAGGAATCATGCCATGCAGATCATTTCTTTTTGGGATTTCTTTTTGTTGCTCCCAGaggaaaatataaattttagttCATAACCGCTTAAATCCATAAAGGTTTGCGTAGTATATggattttgtttctttcttgttttttttccttattaGTGATTTGATTTGATTCTTATTAGTGATTTTATTTGAAGTTTTTTCAAGGAATCACGCCGTAAAGGTCACTTTTTTTTATTGGGATTTGTTTTTGTTGCTCCAGAGAAAGTTATGAACTTTTAGTTCCGCTTAAATCCATAAGGGCTTGCGTAGTATATggattttgtttctttcttttttccccgaGACATTATCCTGTCAAAGCTTGTAGATTTCGatgaaatattatatttatatgtattcttttttttttagtttttcaaaGCCCCCGTTTGTTGAAGTCAAGTATAGTTTCTTGTGAGATAATGGCTTAGCATTGTGCTATTTTATGGTTGCTGTGTGTGCGTATAGAAGTACTTTATATGATTACCTGGTAGTTCGGTGTCAAGGTGGTGCCTTTATCTACATATATGCATCACAACATGCATATATCTTTCATTCCATTAGATAGGCATGGCATGTTGTAATATGATCAAATGAACTGGTCAATGCATGTATCTAGCAAGATATTTGATCTGTCAATACATGTATTTTATAGTTTGGAACTATGTATTTACCTGTTTCACTAGTTCTGGAGACTGGAGCACCTCTGTGTTCTGAACATACGTAGAGGTCAAGCAGGAACAGGTCATTAGGGTTTTGCAGCATGTCAGTTTTGCTCTAGTATATTACCAAAACAATAACAGCTGTTATATATATGTTTGGTGGTCATGAGGACTCTTATTTAACACTACTGTTGTTTATAGAATTGAAGGGCTTTGTTTGGTTTTTTTAGTATTAGTACTTCTAAAAATATCTATAGAAACGGCTTTCAAATACAAGACAATACTCTTTAGAATATAAGTGACAATCATGTTTTCACGTTGCTGTAATAATCTGCCATATGCCATTATAACAGCTAAACATAGCCATTATAATGTAGCAATGGGACTATTGAGAAGCTAgactcttgatttttttttttttctttggcatgaccatagtggtttctggcatgAACATTGCAGAGTAAAGTTGTAATTTATGACTTTTATACCTGACCAGCAAGATTTATTCTAGTTGTACATGGTTGGCAATCATCTTACAAAATCTTCCATTCTCTTGTGAATTATCAACCGAATGTAAGCTATCATTGCTAAATTATCTCAATCAGACCACTAGTTTATCTGTCTTGTTTTCTATAAAGATAACAAGGGCACTGAAGATAGGTGGAGTGCTTCTTCCAGAACTAAGAGGCGTACCTCTTTCATTCTTATGttcttctgaattttttttccaaatactTTAATCATTTTTTTACCCATTGGTAGCTCAAGAGTTGCTTCTTCTAAGCCATATTCTCTTATCCAGACCTGATATTTACCTTGAAAAGGACAAAGAACAATTCCATTGGAAGGGATTTCGTGAAATACTGAAATGCATACTTTGTAGGATCGATTTCCATTGAAATGATGTAGAAACACATGAAGAGTCAAATGGAATGAACCTATACCCATTTGAAGATAAATCACTATAAATCTGGTTAGCAAGGTTTGAAGAATTGCAAATACTGCATGCTGTACAGCTCTGTGCCAGCAAACTATGAGTAAATATGGGAGTGTACCATAGTATGGACCATGCTGGTGCATAACTGGTATGCCCCTATACCATGGTAGTTCAGACCTTGTTGGCTAGATTAAATAAATAGGAAAACAAGGATTAAAGGTCAATGGATTGTGTTGGGGGGCATGCGAGGAATTCATCATGTGAGTGAGTGCATGCATCAGGGTGAACTGAAGGAGTTTATTGTGAAGCTCAGTTTGTTTTACAGCAAAGTAGTAGGAGTATGTATAAGCTTCAAGTTTTTAAATCTTCATTGTTCAATTCCCGATTCGATCTTGACTTTCCATATTGAGCTTGCTAGAATTTCCAGTGCATTATATTTGTGGTTTCCTAAACATGTTTGACGTGGTATTGTGAGATTGTTTGGAGTGGAGGGGACTGGAGAGAAGGGTGTCAATACAGTAGTCAATGATTGGATCCGGTTGATAGGTAGCATGTACAACTGTCATGTCTTTTTGCAGTAATTTATGAAAACTAATATTTGAAAAATGTGTACCAGCATAACTTGCAAGATAACTGTTTTATGGGAAGTTGCATAGTGATATGCTGATATTATGTGATGCTTACCTTCACTAGAACTTTGTATTTCATTGATCtctatctttatatatatatatatatatatatatatatatatatatatatatatatatatatatatatatatatatatatatatatatatatatatatatgcatgcatgtacatACCAATGTTGTATGCGTGCCCTTTCAGTATAATTTAAAACATTTTACCCCTCCAGGTCAACAGGCATCAAGTTTTATACTTAAGCTCAATTGTAACAATATATCCTAACTGATATAAATTAATTTGGTGCAAGATAAGATATTGCCATGAGTCTTTCATAAAACAATTAATTTCATGGGAGCAAGAAGTCAGCAGCGAAGCTTGGTTCTGTAAAATAAATTATGTAGATAAGAAATATATTACTGAAAACAAACTAAGATAAAGGAGTCTAAGTTTATgtagataaaaaataattactGAAAACAAGTTAAGATGAAGGAGTCTAAGTTGTGctcatattttaattttctgaagCGAGACTAGTGAGGTGTCTTTCAATGTGCTAATTTCtaattgtctttcattttttgcTTTGCAGAACCCACATCTTTGGTCAATATGGAGGTTTTTATAGGCCATAGAAGTTTAGGGGGATCATATTTACCAGCATATCCTTTTCCTTACAGATTTATTATGAAGAATAGCAAAGTAATTCCTGTAGGCTTGTTAAGTAGGAGAAGATAGATATCATGACCTATTAAGAAGATCTACCTCACTGTGGTCAATTGGTGCTGTGGGTTATGTCGAAGGTATAATAAATATGAGATCTTTAACTTTCTGCATTAAACTTGTAAACAAATGAACATGCCAAAAGATGCAAAAAAATGCCCTGCTGCTTCTATAACAAGATGTTATAAGCTGAGTGCTGATGCCATATAGCCAATGTCCCTTTATCAAGCTTTTAAGTTCTGCACGGCAGTATTAGGCATGCAATGCCATGCCATATGCAGGTCAGGCATTGGCATGTTAGTGCCACCTGCTGCCTTCAGGCATAGTCAACTATTTAAATTCATGCTCCTTTtctcttcttgtattcttcttcttctcgttATAGTGGGGTGGGGAGCTGTGGGGTGGCTCCAGTTCTTAGTGCATTCATTCAGTGCTTAACGGGAAAGAATGCTGAACGATTTATAAATTCAGGCACCAAACAACACATATCAAGGCCTGTTGGTTGTGGATGTATGAAGGTGTTTCAACATATGATTGATAAAAAGGAATCAAGTGAGCCTGGCAGCCATTCCAAGGGGTACTTGAGCTCTAGCAATACTCAAATTCTAGCAGGAAATTAGCTAATGAAAAATTTGACCACATTCTTCATTGCATGCTTGCAGAAATGAGTTTAATTATGTAAGGGAACATGCATGGACTAATGGTCCCATAAAAATGTTCACATGTTTGTTTGGACCTAAATGAAACCCACCATATTATGTTTGTGAAGTAGTAAAGAAACTTGTAGTAAAACCTTTAAGTTGTCAGGTTATCAAACTATCTTGCCTGGGATTTGGTACTGCCACATGCTTACAGATGCATTAGGAAAGCAACTGGTTCCAGGGAGGTAACATAAAGCCAGGTGGTATCGTCAAGACATGCAAAATAATTGCCTTCCACTGCAGATAATTCTTGATGCATGCATATATCTTAATTTCTTATCAACATTACATATGCTGTTTGATAAGTCTTATGATTTGTTTATAACTACTGTTGTGAAATATTACCGAAAAGCAAtaccttcctctccttctttgatACACACAAACAAACACAATATGATACTTGGTGTCATTTAGGGTCTGCTGCTATTCTAAGATTTTATGCAACTTTACCCCTGGGTTCTTGTCCTCTTTTAcatgaatttctttcttcttcctgtaTTTGTCGTTTAACTCTCCCATGCCTCGTGACCGACATTCAGGAGTAGCTTAGTTATTACCTTTTAttggtctctctcatttaaaaTTTGCTTATTGATGAAAAAAGCAAACCATGCAATGTAGAGGCTAATGCCTGCCTATTGATTTTTGTTGCTTTGTCTGTAGCTttgaaattatttattattctgCAGAGATTTTTTAATTACACAATGGGTGGAAGCAAGATAGATGATGACTGGGAGTTTACTGCATCGGGTAATGGTGTTAGTACTGTAGTTTTGGTTGGAAAAACTGGAAATGGCAAGAGTGCAACTGGGAATACCATTCTCGGTAGGAAGGCATTCTTGTCGCAATTCAGTCCAGCTGGCGTGACATGTACTTGTGAGATGCAAAGCACCATTTTAAAAGATGGTCGTACTCTAAATGTTATTGACACTCCTggtaagtatatatatatttttggtgtccttaacctttttctctaacaCCGGCTGCTATCAATTacttattctcttttttttgctgaagATCGATTACTTATTCTCTACTGCACACTTTAGGTGTTTGAATGTGCAGAAAaactaaagtttttttttttttttgaaggactCTTTGATTTTTCAGCTGGTTCTGAATTCATTGGGAAAGAGATTGTTAAATGTATCAACATGGCCAAGGATGGAATTCATGCAGTTCTTATGGTTTTTTCTACAAGATCACGTTTTTCAAGAGAAGAAGAGGCCACGATTCagagtttgcaaaccttttttggTGAGAGAATTGTTGACTACATGATCGTGGTTTTTACTGGTGGTGATGATCTTGAAGAAAGTGGAATGACCTTGCAGGAATTTATAGGTCGTGGGTGCCCTGAGCCGTTACAGGTTCAATGCCATTTTGCCATtgcttgcttcttttttttttcacaggAAAAATTATTGATTCCCTTCATATCTAGttgaattttattttcttatccccagaataaaataaataaaatatgaatcagatttttttggaaattatgaacatgttattttgaaaacatatgtgtgcagtcaagaTTTGCAATCTTGGTACTAGATCCCATACAGTACCCAATTGATACGTGGTGTATTGTGTTAGTATGATGCTTATCTTGGAAGCACACTTGGTAGGGGGGCATGCAGAGTTTCAATGCTCtattggtacggtatggtatgcccCGTAGCAGACAGTATTGTATGGTATAACAAAGCATGTTGCAACAATGTGCAAGATATGTACATATAATGCTGTGTTTAACTAACAAGACAGCCATTGCCATGCATTGCATGAGGTGCTCATTTAATTTGTGCATGGTTAATATTTTGTTCTCTTCAAACTAAAAACGACATTTCATATATGTCATTCCatatccatatatatgtttttttttttttaataaattacgtCCTGTGTTAATCTTTGAAGAACTTTCTATGAAACCCCTAATTCCAGCACTGATTTTGGGTTTCTACCTAGCTTCTCTACCATTAGTATCTTGTACGTGATTTTCCTTTTTTGATATCACGCCAGCTGTCTCCATCAACTACTTGACATTCTCCATCAGTGCGTTCTCTTCTTAAATCAAGAGTGTAAAGTGCAAACACACTTCGTGCCGTTCATGTTTCCTCGTGTTGTGGAGAGCATAACAATGTTATATCTCACCACTTCTGTATCATGCTTATGCATCAGGTTATTCTTCTTTGAAAAGTGATGGAATTTATTCACTTATCtgatttcttgttctttagtgCAACTGTTTGAGAATTAATTGCTATTAAAGCAAGGCGGGAATTCCTGTTTACCTATATTCGGTTCTCAAAATGATCCATGTGGTCAAAGATGGGTGCAAAAATGAATGATCAGGAAGTAGTGTGAAAGCGTGCATATAAACTAGCATGAACTATTACTATAATtgttcaaataatataaaaggaacttttatcttttttttttatggtaaaAATTATAAGAAGCAATAATGTCTTATAATAATATAAGCATACCATCTGAAGTATTTTATATTAGTAAAATGACTTGATGAATGAATAATGTGTACCGAGTTGAGAATCATGATTGCACATTGTAACTTGGCTATGTATTTCTTCTCTCTCGTTTTCACTCATTGTGGCTCTGACCCAAGCATAATTCATATATTAATCCATTTAATCACATGACATAAAACATCTCATATTGATAATTTGTTGCAGAACATTCTTCGGCTGTGTAAAAAAAGAGTTATGCTTTTTGATAACAAGACCAACAATGAGATTAAGCGAGCTGCGCAGGTGAAGCAGCTGTTCTTCCTTGTAGATTCTGTCGTCGCCAGTAATGGCGGACAACCATTTTCAGATCAGATTTTTGCTGAACTTAAGGTAAGGATGTTCCTTACCATATTAAAAGATTGTAGGTTGTCTTTGATATTTATTGGCACTACTGATTGTTAACACAACTATTTGTTTAACAGGAGGGAGCTTTAAGGATGCATGATAGAGAGAAAGAAGTCGAAGCTATGAAGGGTTATTCGGAACAACGGATATCACAGTTGAAGGAAGAGATCTATAAATCATATGATGATCAGCTTGCACGAATAACAGATATGGTACTCTCTTTAACTAATCGC from the Phoenix dactylifera cultivar Barhee BC4 chromosome 14, palm_55x_up_171113_PBpolish2nd_filt_p, whole genome shotgun sequence genome contains:
- the LOC103704803 gene encoding immune-associated nucleotide-binding protein 9 isoform X2, yielding MSKRFFNYTMGGSKIDDDWEFTASGNGVSTVVLVGKTGNGKSATGNTILGRKAFLSQFSPAGVTCTCEMQSTILKDGRTLNVIDTPGLFDFSAGSEFIGKEIVKCINMAKDGIHAVLMVFSTRSRFSREEEATIQSLQTFFGERIVDYMIVVFTGGDDLEESGMTLQEFIGRGCPEPLQNILRLCKKRVMLFDNKTNNEIKRAAQVKQLFFLVDSVVASNGGQPFSDQIFAELKEGALRMHDREKEVEAMKGYSEQRISQLKEEIYKSYDDQLARITDMVEHKLKQTIDRLEKQLAEEQAARLEAEKLSQEARMRSDDEIRLLRESLERAQRENEEYRKRAESMKCAIL
- the LOC103704803 gene encoding immune-associated nucleotide-binding protein 9 isoform X3; its protein translation is MGGSKIDDDWEFTASGNGVSTVVLVGKTGNGKSATGNTILGRKAFLSQFSPAGVTCTCEMQSTILKDGRTLNVIDTPGLFDFSAGSEFIGKEIVKCINMAKDGIHAVLMVFSTRSRFSREEEATIQSLQTFFGERIVDYMIVVFTGGDDLEESGMTLQEFIGRGCPEPLQNILRLCKKRVMLFDNKTNNEIKRAAQVKQLFFLVDSVVASNGGQPFSDQIFAELKEGALRMHDREKEVEAMKGYSEQRISQLKEEIYKSYDDQLARITDMVEHKLKQTIDRLEKQLAEEQAARLEAEKLSQEARMRSDDEIRLLRESLERAQRENEEYRKRAESMKCAIL
- the LOC103704803 gene encoding immune-associated nucleotide-binding protein 9 isoform X1, coding for MPSYPSQPKLLERIQPSFLPSDPKSISALKLFIILQRFFNYTMGGSKIDDDWEFTASGNGVSTVVLVGKTGNGKSATGNTILGRKAFLSQFSPAGVTCTCEMQSTILKDGRTLNVIDTPGLFDFSAGSEFIGKEIVKCINMAKDGIHAVLMVFSTRSRFSREEEATIQSLQTFFGERIVDYMIVVFTGGDDLEESGMTLQEFIGRGCPEPLQNILRLCKKRVMLFDNKTNNEIKRAAQVKQLFFLVDSVVASNGGQPFSDQIFAELKEGALRMHDREKEVEAMKGYSEQRISQLKEEIYKSYDDQLARITDMVEHKLKQTIDRLEKQLAEEQAARLEAEKLSQEARMRSDDEIRLLRESLERAQRENEEYRKRAESMKCAIL